Proteins encoded together in one Lycium ferocissimum isolate CSIRO_LF1 unplaced genomic scaffold, AGI_CSIRO_Lferr_CH_V1 ctg215, whole genome shotgun sequence window:
- the LOC132043143 gene encoding cytochrome c-like has translation MASFNEAPPGNEKAGEKIFKTKCAQCHTVDKGAGHKQGPNLNGLFGKQSGTTAGYSYSAANKNMAVNWGENTLYDYLLKPKKYIPGTKIVFPGLKKPHERVDLIAYLKSATA, from the exons ATGGCATCATTTAATGAGGCACCACCAGGAAACGAAAAAGCAGGAGAGAAGATCTTCAAGACTAAATGTGCTCAATGCCATACTGTCGACAAAGGTGCCGGTCACAAACAAG GACCTAATTTGAATGGACTTTTTGGAAAGCAGTCCGGAACTACTGCTGGTTACTCCTACTCTGCTGCCAATAAGAACATGGCCGTGAATTGGGGAGAAAACACTTTGTATGATTATCTGCTCAAACCCAAGAAG TACATACCTGGAACAAAGATAGTTTTCCCCGGATTGAAGAAGCCACATGAGCGCGTTGACCTCATTGCCTACCTGAAATCTGCTACTGCATGA